In the Syngnathus scovelli strain Florida chromosome 8, RoL_Ssco_1.2, whole genome shotgun sequence genome, one interval contains:
- the gpr18 gene encoding N-arachidonyl glycine receptor, which produces MTLLPNSSQVWLLVEHRTLGQVIYSFIFIIGLVVNTTALWVFVLTTKRRSSVNIYMLNVALVDLTFILMLPFRMVYLQWDFWPFADFFCRVCATLNIFYPCIALWLFALISADRYTAIVQPKHSKERRNVTKTVLACLGAWLMTLAGTASLLFSGDDPDVIANFTTCFKMVDFVYLHHNDPVSFTRMAFFFLLPICVMIGCYVVIVYKLICGKASKLKPKVKRKSIRIIITLIVQILVCFVPFHVCLLLHLVGLDKNEAFRTWAVVSMFLMNTSTVWDIILYYIVSKQFQDRVFSVILYRNYLRSVRRKSLHAGSMQSMNNVTSAML; this is translated from the coding sequence ATGACACTGCTTCCAAACTCTTCCCAGGTGTGGCTTTTGGTTGAGCACCGTACATTAGGCCAGGTCATCTACAGCTTCATTTTCATCATTGGACTCGTCGTCAACACGACAGCTTTGTGGGTGTTTGTCTTGACCACCAAGAGGCGAAGCTCCGTAAACATCTACATGTTAAATGTGGCACTTGTGGACCTCACTTTCATCCTGATGCTCCCCTTTCGCATGGTCTACCTCCAATGGGACTTCTGGCCCTTCGCCGACTTCTTCTGCCGTGTCTGCGCCACTCTCAATATCTTCTACCCATGTATCGCTCTGTGGCTTTTTGCTCTGATCAGCGCCGATCGCTACACAGCCATCGTGCAACCCAAGCACAGTAAGGAGCGAAGGAACGTCACCAAGACAGTATTGGCGTGCCTCGGGGCCTGGCTCATGACCTTGGCCGGCACCGCATCCTTGCTCTTCTCAGGTGACGATCCCGATGTCATTGCCAACTTCACCACCTGCTTCAAAATGGTAGATTTTGTCTACCTGCACCACAACGACCCGGTCAGTTTCACGCGAATGGCATTTTTCTTTCTGTTGCCTATCTGCGTTATGATAGGCTGTTACGTAGTCATCGTGTACAAACTGATCTGCGGGAAGGCCTCCAAACTCAAACCCAAAGTGAAAAGGAAGTCCATCCGGATCATTATCACGCTAATCGTGCAGATTCTGGTGTGTTTTGTGCCGTTTCACGTATGCTTGCTGCTCCATTTAGTAGGGCTGGACAAAAACGAGGCATTCAGGACGTGGGCCGTGGTTTCTATGTTCCTCATGAACACGAGCACTGTTTGGGACATCATTCTCTACTATATTGTCTCCAAGCAGTTCCAGGATAGGGTTTTTAGTGTGATCCTGTACCGTAACTACCTGCGAAGCGTCCGCAGAAAGAGCTTGCACGCAGGCAGCATGCAATCTATGAACAACGTGACGAGCGCCATGCTTTGA